ATGATAAACGTTGTCTGAACCTGAAATTGGAATGTAgttttcaattctaaaattgtcttttattctcttttctttttcatattGCAGTTTAATACcccaattattttgattttagctTTTTTTTACCCACAACtctaattttagtttaatttttcttcATTTGATTTAAACTTTCACTTACTGATGATAATAAAATCTAGCTAAATTTTGCAAGGataagattaattaattatcttggaaaaaatatttttttaaaaatgttgagTTGCACAGTtgaataaacttttaatttttaaacatatttttgtgatcgtttaaatattaatttattacactTTACCATGCATGTTAAATTTTTCAATGtacaattacaaaaatatattaaccGTCAGAGGGTTCCAGACTCCAGTTTGCCAAAATATTGTTGTGAATGGAATATCCTTCATGAACTTGCATAATTCTTGTCTTGTAAATCTAATCATGGTTTATTCCTTAATAAATCCTACAGGtgcattttgaatttaaaaaaaaaatcctgtAGGTGCTTTAATACGGTCATCTACAACTTCAATCCGAATGCTTATTGATGACTGTGAGTGATTCAATAATGGCCATATTTAGttcatggaatagaatagcatgaaatagaatagctattccactaggaatggaatagccattctttaatttttaagagGAGtatttattccacaaaatcatggaatagcaattctttggaatacctattccatgaaccaaagcaaagaattgtcattctatacggaatagctattccattccgcacctattcctTGAACCATTGGCCATTgtgtaaatcattaaaattaaaaagaagaaagaaacaCAATTAAACTGGTAGAAAATAAAAGACTTGGAGGAAAGAAtgggataaattaatttaatatgagTAGTGCCAACCACATACATTGCTAAGCAAATGATCTTAAATTctgtatttatttataatttagtccTAATTTTGGACATAATGTGTTGATACAGAAATTAATCTTCATTAGCATCAATCCTGACCCACCAGATGATTTAAGTTTTTTCCCATCAATTTGCTGGCACATAATTGTTCTTACATGTCCCTGAGCAACCATTCACACAGCTTTCCACTTGATccaaatctgaaaaaaaaacattacataTGCCAATGAAcacacaaaataaaataaatttattacaaacaaaataaatttcagaaACGAGTTACGAGTTTGAGTCTCAATCAGAGCCgataaaaaacttaaaagagagaaaaaaagtgaTTTAATTACTCGGGTTATTTTCGGTGATGAGCTTCGAGCACAAGGTTGTAGCACAACCAGCAGTACAAAACTGATGAGTAGCATGAGTAGAGGAATAAGCTGAAGAAGGATGAATAATGCATTTAGTAATGCAACTAGCAGGGCAAATTGGAGTCCATGGAGGAATAGCACATTGAACAAGACaatcttttaaacaatttttaaaatcctTAAACCATGCATTGCCTTGCCCTGCAAGCATCCCAATCACCACACACATTAAAACAAATGACAATGTTTTTCTTTCCATTatgatcaaaaaaataaattatatgttttggttatttgttttgatgattaagtttatatatatGTAGGGTTTATATAGTTTGATATGTATTTATGCTCAAttggaaatttattaaaatgatatcAGAGTATTATGATCCAAGAAAGTGAATTCTTGATGTTTAAACAGGAATGGAAATGTACAAGCCAAAATGAATTATTGAATTGACTATGAGTAAGACTTGTTGTGATTTTTccatatatttatatgttttctcTCTAAAgaaattcaattttataaagAGGTGGTACATTATAGttggagtgtttatcccatgcaaccgttgcgccacgtcatttttacatcaagccaatgagcatttgcgatagagaatcttttaattattacttattttttttatcattcaattttccacatggctaacgcacaattggtttgttgcacgaatgacatggcgcaacggttgtgtgcaataatttttcttataGTTGTGTATGTTTATGGAGTGTTTTTGTCTGATTGAGTTTTCACTTTTCAGGAATCTATTTTCATATGAGTTTACTCATGATTTAAAGATAGTAAATTTAAAGTGAGCATGGTACGTGAAACTTCCATCTAAATATATGACGAATCTAGATTCGGCTCAGACAAACCTAGACGAGTCAGGGTTCGACTCGGGCAACCAGATGTTTTTcttataatgtttttaaataaaacatcgTTATCTTAGGTAGGGGGTAGTTTGTATTTTCGTTCGTTTGTAAtggaaaaaacatgaaaaattaaaagaggAGTCTAATAGTTTACATATTTAAAAGTGAGAAACcattaaatagaattttaaaataatatggaTTTGACTGTTAATTATCGTATACTTGAAGGGTCTGAGAGTAATCTGCTCTAGATATAACCCCTCAACTTTTTTTAAgtataacttaatttaaatatataaatgtttatactgtataatgaaaataattttttcaaaaagtgagtaatttataatttataatttataatttaaataaataataaattattaaagttaGTAAATAtctctaaaaataattaattttatggattattagttattaaaattttgataataacaaAAACTCAATTACAATGTCAGTACACATGATATAAAAATTAACATTATTAGTttagaataatttataaaaaattaa
This window of the Mercurialis annua linkage group LG5, ddMerAnnu1.2, whole genome shotgun sequence genome carries:
- the LOC126679754 gene encoding thionin-like protein 2, with translation MERKTLSFVLMCVVIGMLAGQGNAWFKDFKNCLKDCLVQCAIPPWTPICPASCITKCIIHPSSAYSSTHATHQFCTAGCATTLCSKLITENNPNLDQVESCVNGCSGTCKNNYVPAN